A window from Mustela erminea isolate mMusErm1 chromosome 17, mMusErm1.Pri, whole genome shotgun sequence encodes these proteins:
- the FCER1A gene encoding high affinity immunoglobulin epsilon receptor subunit alpha, translating into MSEPDMIQKTFPSPFWLQVYFKASSLQSNLHLGAAEEMSVPMGGPVLLWMVLLLFSPHGVSADISKPMVSLNPPWNRVLKYDNVTLICYENNSLEVTSAMWTHNERLLENKTSRFNIVKARPQDSGEYRCRDKESNESDPVYLEVFSEWLLLQAAPEELTEGESFHIRCHSWKNWNVTKVTYYRNGKALKYGYENFEMSIPNATIKDNGSYYCTGWIKKQNHTSDTINIIVKKNYLDHSVHQRKTSWLQFLIPLLVVILFAVDTGLFILTQQQLTLILKTQRTRKNKKPDPEKK; encoded by the exons ATGAGTGAACCAGATATGATACAGAAaacatttccttctcctttttggcTTCAAGTCTATTTTAAGGCTTCAAGTCTCCAGTCCAATTTGCACTTGGGGGCCGCAGAGGAGATGTCTGTTCCCATGGGAGGCCCTGTCCTGCTGTGGATGGTGTTGCTTCTCTTCT CTCCACATGGTGTGTCAGCAG ATATCTCGAAACCTATGGTGTCCTTGAACCCGCCATGGAATAGAGTATTGAAATATGACAATGTGACTCTTATATGCTATGAGAACAACTCCCTTGAAGTCACCTCTGCGATGTGGACCCACAACGAAAgacttttggaaaacaaaacttcACGCTTCAACATTGTGAAAGCGCGCCCTCAGGACAGTGGGGAATACAGGTGTCGGGACAAAGAATCCAACGAGAGCGATCCTGTGTACCTAGAAGTCTTCTCAG AGTGGCTGCTCCTTCAAGCCGCTCCCGAGGAGCTGACGGAGGGTGAGTCCTTCCACATCAGGTGCCACAGCTGGAAGAATTGGAACGTCACCAAGGTGACCTACTACAGGAATGGCAAAGCCCTCAAGTACGGGTATGAAAACTTCGAAATGTCCATCCCCAACGCCACAATAAAGGATAACGGCAGTTATTACTGCACGGGCTGGATTAAGAAGCAAAATCATACCTCCGACACCATCAACATCATTGTGAAAAAGA ATTACCTCGACCACAGTGTTCACCAAAGGAAAACCTCCTGGCTACAATTTCTGATCCCATTGTTGGTGGTGATTCTGTTTGCTGTGGACACAGGACTATTTATCTTGACCCAGCAGCAGCTGACACTGATCTTGAAGACTCAGAGgaccagaaagaacaaaaagccAGATCCTGAAAAGAAATGA